A stretch of DNA from Candidatus Aminicenantes bacterium:
GGTGTCACGCACCCCGCCACCCTGAAGGCCATGCAAAACGTCAAACGCCATCTCTTCGTACCGGCAAACCTGGCCGCCGCGGCCTACCTGGACCGTCCCCTGCCGATCGGATATGGACAGACCATTTCCCAGCCTTTTATCGTGGCTTTCATGACCGAAGCGGTGCGTCCCCAACCGGATCACCGCATCCTGGAGATCGGATGTGGTTCCGGGTACCAGGCGGCGGTACTGGCCGAAATCGTAAATGAGGTCTACACGGTTGAAATCATCGCTCCCCTGGCCGATACAGCGGCTCAAAGGCTGTCCGAACTGGGCTATGAAAATATCCGGGTAAGACAAGCGGATGGTTATCACGGCTGGCCGAAAGCGGCGCCTTTTGACGCCATTGTCGTCACGGCGGCCACTGAGTTCATTCCGCCTCCATTGATCGAACAACTGAAAGACGGCGGCCGCATGATCATCCCGGTAGGCTCGCCATTGAGAACGCAGCAGTTGATGCTGATCGAGAAAAAAAAGCAAAAGATCATCTCCCGCAACTT
This window harbors:
- a CDS encoding protein-L-isoaspartate(D-aspartate) O-methyltransferase is translated as MRGKENKVKILLALLFLGLIGFSNADVPEPKARRLDMVRTQIAARGVTHPATLKAMQNVKRHLFVPANLAAAAYLDRPLPIGYGQTISQPFIVAFMTEAVRPQPDHRILEIGCGSGYQAAVLAEIVNEVYTVEIIAPLADTAAQRLSELGYENIRVRQADGYHGWPKAAPFDAIVVTAATEFIPPPLIEQLKDGGRMIIPVGSPLRTQQLMLIEKKKQKIISRNLMPVRFVPFTRSGS